Proteins encoded in a region of the Dreissena polymorpha isolate Duluth1 chromosome 6, UMN_Dpol_1.0, whole genome shotgun sequence genome:
- the LOC127833740 gene encoding uncharacterized protein LOC127833740 isoform X2: MSRVCLWLALTSTLVCGSQGQWPLGPDFYRSMNQLQSNLNRMSVRLATMGELAEQRRQVKINTEMARAQEGVPFGELGRVFLTSDGGLGYAYNSTDGSTTMYALCPGSPPHGYMFHSGPFGTSYRSW; the protein is encoded by the exons ATGTCACGTGTCTGCCTATGGTTAGCTCTGACAAGCACACTCGTCTGCGGGTCTCAAGGACAGT GGCCACTGGGACCGGACTTCTACCGCAGTATGAATCAACTACAGTCGAACCTCAACCGGATGTCTGTGCGGCTGGCGACCATGGGCGAGCTGGCGGAACAGAGGCGCCAGGTCAAGATAAACACGGAGATGGCGCGTGCACAGGAAGGTGTTCCATTCGGGGAGTTAGGGCGCGTGTTCTTGACGTCGGACGGCGGGCTGGGATACGCGTATAA TTCCACAGACGGCTCTACGACGATGTATGCGCTCTGTCCCGGAAGTCCGCCCCACGGCTACATGTTCCACTCGGGACCATTTGGAACATCTTACAGATCCTGGTGA
- the LOC127833740 gene encoding uncharacterized protein LOC127833740 isoform X4 codes for MSRVCLWLALTSTLVCGSQGQWPLGPDFYRSMNQLQSNLNRMSVRLATMGELAEQRRQVKINTEMARAQEGVPFGELGRVFLTSDGGLGYASTDGSTTMYALCPGSPPHGYMFHSGPFGTSYRSW; via the exons ATGTCACGTGTCTGCCTATGGTTAGCTCTGACAAGCACACTCGTCTGCGGGTCTCAAGGACAGT GGCCACTGGGACCGGACTTCTACCGCAGTATGAATCAACTACAGTCGAACCTCAACCGGATGTCTGTGCGGCTGGCGACCATGGGCGAGCTGGCGGAACAGAGGCGCCAGGTCAAGATAAACACGGAGATGGCGCGTGCACAGGAAGGTGTTCCATTCGGGGAGTTAGGGCGCGTGTTCTTGACGTCGGACGGCGGGCTGGGATACGC TTCCACAGACGGCTCTACGACGATGTATGCGCTCTGTCCCGGAAGTCCGCCCCACGGCTACATGTTCCACTCGGGACCATTTGGAACATCTTACAGATCCTGGTGA
- the LOC127833740 gene encoding uncharacterized protein LOC127833740 isoform X1 has protein sequence MVSSDKHTRLRVSRTVATGTGLLPQYESTTVEPQPDVCAAGDHGRAGGTEAPGQDKHGDGACTGRCSIRGVRARVLDVGRRAGIRFHRRLYDDVCALSRKSAPRLHVPLGTIWNILQILVIAGSTRKFSCLFGIYRT, from the exons ATGGTTAGCTCTGACAAGCACACTCGTCTGCGGGTCTCAAGGACAGT GGCCACTGGGACCGGACTTCTACCGCAGTATGAATCAACTACAGTCGAACCTCAACCGGATGTCTGTGCGGCTGGCGACCATGGGCGAGCTGGCGGAACAGAGGCGCCAGGTCAAGATAAACACGGAGATGGCGCGTGCACAGGAAGGTGTTCCATTCGGGGAGTTAGGGCGCGTGTTCTTGACGTCGGACGGCGGGCTGGGATACGC TTCCACAGACGGCTCTACGACGATGTATGCGCTCTGTCCCGGAAGTCCGCCCCACGGCTACATGTTCCACTCGGGACCATTTGGAACATCTTACAGATCCTGGTGATTGCCGGCAGTACTCGGAAGTTCTCGTGCCTTTTCGGCATTTACAGAACATAA